In the Bacillus sp. HSf4 genome, TCATATTCATCTACGCCGTCATGGCGTCCATGGATTTTGGAGCCGGTTTTTGGTCGATGATTTATATGAACAAAAAACAGCTGAAAGCAACGAATATTGCAAACCGCTACCTTTCTCCGACATGGGAAGTGACAAATGTCTTTATCGTCGGAATCGTCGTGGCTCTCTTCAGCTTTTTTCCCGGCGGAACTTATGTGTTGGGAACGGTGCTTTTGATTCCCGGCAGCATCATTTTGCTGCTGCTGGCAATTCGAAGCGGCTTTTTGGTTTTTTCTCACGCTGCGAAAGGGTATGAAAAAGCGTTGACATATGTTTCAGGCATCAGCGGCTTTATTATTCCCGCCGTCTTAATTCTCGTTCTTCCCGTGACTCACGGAGATTTCGTCTACCAGCAAAACGGCGCTTACCAATTGGCTTTCGCTCATTTATTGTTGAGCCCGCACGCCTACTCATTTATGGGATTTGCCATTTTCAGCACCTTGTTTTTGTCATCCTTATTGCTGGCCGATTTTTCAAACGTTGCCGGGGAAAGA is a window encoding:
- a CDS encoding cytochrome d ubiquinol oxidase subunit II produces the protein MQLDGTTDALLAISIVWGFIFIYAVMASMDFGAGFWSMIYMNKKQLKATNIANRYLSPTWEVTNVFIVGIVVALFSFFPGGTYVLGTVLLIPGSIILLLLAIRSGFLVFSHAAKGYEKALTYVSGISGFIIPAVLILVLPVTHGDFVYQQNGAYQLAFAHLLLSPHAYSFMGFAIFSTLFLSSLLLADFSNVAGERDAYQVYRRNALISGPLALIMSFFIMMTMRTEANWLFTRMMNGLPWLVLSFLLFLIAFAALFLPNTYNKDRLGKPRLAVIAITLQYFTASYVYGRSHLPYMIYPDVTIQSGFTAPETFRALFISYIIGFIILFPGFYYFWKLFMKDRRYIKQHE